One Impatiens glandulifera unplaced genomic scaffold, dImpGla2.1, whole genome shotgun sequence genomic window carries:
- the LOC124918198 gene encoding sugar transport protein 4-like, with translation MDDFLEKFFPNIYAKEKSNKDVNQYCKFDNHMLTLFTSSLYLAALVASLFASATTRVLGRKVSMILGGSVFLVGSIFNCIANNLTMLIIGRLLLGVGIGYANQSAPLYLSEMAPSHMRGALNIGFQLAVSIGIFAANLVNYGTSQIKGDYGWRISLGLAAVPAIIMTIGATFLPDTPNSLIERGQPEMAREMLQKIRGTTNVNAEFQDLVDATEASKQVQHPWRDILQKRYRPQLVIGVFIPFFQQMTGINVIMFYAPVLFKTLGFGDNASLMSAVITGLVNVFATLVSVFSVDKFGRRVLFIQGGIQMFICQIIVGTLIGKTFGLGGEGSFSILTGNITLIIICLYVAAFAWSWGPLGWLVPSEIFPLETRSAGQSINVSVNMLFTFIIGQLFLSMLCHMKFGLFFFFAGFVLLMTIFVYLFVPETKNVPIEEMNWVWKQHWFWGKYIPDDAVGVIFHNHHVPKPV, from the exons ATGGATGATTTCTTGGAGAAATTCTTTCCCAATATTTATGCAAAGGAGAAGAGTAATAAAGATGTTAACCAATATTGTAAATTCGACAACCACATGCTCACATTGTTCACGTCTTCTCTTTACTTGGCTGCATTGGTTGCCTCGTTGTTTGCTTCCGCAACCACTAGGGTTTTGGGGCGTAAGGTCTCCATGATTCTAGGAGGCAGCGTTTTCCTTGTCGGTTCTATCTTCAATTGCATCGCCAATAACCTGACTATGCTCATCATTGGCCGTTTGTTGCTTGGAGTCGGCATTGGTTATGCTAATCAG TCCGCGCCATTATATCTTTCGGAAATGGCACCATCGCATATGAGGGGAGCACTTAACATCGGTTTCCAATTGGCCGTCTCGATTGGTATCTTTGCGGCCAACTTAGTAAACTATGGTACATCCCAAATAAAGGGCGACTACGGTTGGAGAATCTCATTAGGTCTAGCCGCGGTCCCCGCTATTATCATGACAATTGGCGCGACTTTCCTTCCCGATACTCCAAACTCCCTCATCGAGAGAGGACAACCGGAAATGGCAAGAGAAATGTTGCAAAAAATTCGTGGTACCACTAACGTGAACGCGGAATTTCAGGATCTAGTCGATGCCACTGAGGCATCGAAGCAGGTCCAACATCCTTGGAGGGACATACTACAAAAGAGGTATAGGCCACAACTCGTTATCGGGGTGTTCATTCCATTCTTTCAACAAATGACGGGTATTAATGTCATCATGTTCTATGCTCCGGTCCTTTTTAAGACATTGGGGTTCGGCGACAATGCCTCGCTCATGAGCGCGGTCATCACGGGCCTAGTGAATGTCTTTGCGACTTTGGTTTCGGTTTTTAGTGTCGATAAGTTTGGACGAAGGGTGTTGTTCATTCAAGGAGGAATTCAAATGTTTATTTGCCAG ATTATAGTTGGAACCCTAATAGGCAAGACATTCGGACTTGGTGGTGAAGGGTCATTCTCCATATTAACGGGAAACATTACTCTCATCATCATATGTCTCTATGTCGCGGCCTTCGCATGGTCATGGGGTCCACTCGGATGGTTGGTTCCGAGCGAGATCTTTCCTTTAGAGACTCGCTCGGCTGGTCAGTCCATCAATGTCTCGGTGAACATGTTATTCACATTCATCATCGGCCAATTGTTTCTCTCTATGTTGTGTCACATGAAGTTCGGACTATTCTTTTTCTTCGCCGGATTCGTCTTGTTGATGACTATTTTTGTCTATTTATTCGTCCCCGAGACAAAGAATGTGCCGATTGAGGAGATGAATTGGGTTTGGAAACAACATTGGTTTTGGGGCAAGTACATTCCGGATGATGCTGTTGGTGTTATCTTCCACAATCATCATGTTCCTAAACCAGTGTAA